Proteins encoded in a region of the Sulfitobacter albidus genome:
- a CDS encoding type VI secretion system-associated FHA domain protein codes for MPQAQHTPPGYPEPPAHSDSFGARDGQREQAAPQPAPVASDNAMLRGFLQGAGIADASKINLPPEELGRLLGEIARNGTGELMRMLQDRAAVKLFVSDGDRTMRAAEGNNPLKFMADTEQAFEAMFLTPRDGYMTGADGFQNALDDMRRHHKAVIAAMQPALAETLDGLDPGEVERAAGGGVLGGGGRKAWDEFCKRWEARAARGDNGMLDAFIAAFSRHYSEALRRK; via the coding sequence ATGCCTCAGGCACAGCACACGCCGCCCGGCTATCCGGAGCCGCCGGCCCATTCCGACAGTTTTGGCGCGCGGGACGGTCAGCGCGAACAGGCAGCGCCGCAACCTGCGCCCGTCGCCTCGGATAACGCAATGCTGCGCGGGTTCTTGCAGGGCGCCGGCATCGCGGATGCGTCCAAGATAAATCTTCCCCCCGAAGAGCTTGGGCGTCTGCTGGGTGAAATTGCCCGCAATGGGACGGGAGAGCTGATGCGCATGTTGCAGGACCGCGCGGCGGTCAAGCTGTTCGTCAGTGACGGCGATCGGACCATGCGCGCAGCGGAAGGAAACAACCCGTTGAAATTCATGGCCGATACCGAACAGGCGTTCGAGGCGATGTTTCTGACCCCGCGCGATGGGTACATGACGGGTGCGGACGGCTTTCAGAACGCGCTGGACGATATGCGCCGCCACCACAAGGCGGTGATCGCAGCGATGCAGCCGGCGCTTGCGGAAACACTCGACGGGTTGGATCCTGGAGAGGTCGAGCGTGCTGCGGGCGGTGGCGTGCTGGGCGGCGGTGGTCGCAAGGCGTGGGACGAATTCTGCAAACGCTGGGAAGCGCGCGCGGCGCGTGGAGACAACGGCATGCTTGACGCCTTTATCGCGGCATTCTCGCGACATTATTCAGAGGCGCTGCGCCGGAAATGA
- a CDS encoding TRAP transporter small permease: protein MTTLIDKGAWFQKKAEEIACYISALAVASMMSITVLEVVARALFKISVPGSYEYVSLMFVYLIYLGLAYSQRRDAHITVGILYDAIPRSARKVIQAVYLLIAFMFFAALTWTSAASAWSAYVMGDTVLGIIEVKTWWARAGIPVGLALFSLRFLVQLITLFARDLLLEEAAQDEISLQEPFEEEVVQ from the coding sequence ATGACGACACTGATCGACAAAGGCGCGTGGTTTCAAAAAAAGGCGGAGGAGATCGCGTGTTACATCTCCGCCCTTGCAGTCGCTTCGATGATGTCCATCACCGTGCTGGAAGTCGTGGCACGGGCGTTGTTCAAGATCAGCGTTCCCGGATCCTACGAATACGTCAGCCTGATGTTCGTTTACCTTATCTATCTGGGTCTAGCCTATTCCCAGCGGCGCGACGCACATATCACGGTAGGCATTTTGTACGATGCTATACCCCGCAGCGCGCGAAAGGTTATTCAGGCGGTTTACCTGCTTATTGCGTTCATGTTCTTTGCCGCGCTGACCTGGACAAGTGCCGCATCGGCATGGAGCGCCTATGTCATGGGCGACACCGTTCTCGGTATCATCGAGGTCAAGACGTGGTGGGCGCGTGCGGGCATTCCGGTGGGGCTTGCCCTCTTTTCCCTTCGCTTTCTGGTCCAGCTGATCACTCTGTTTGCGCGCGACCTGCTGCTCGAAGAAGCCGCACAAGATGAAATCTCCCTGCAGGAACCCTTTGAGGAAGAGGTCGTACAATGA
- the tssC gene encoding type VI secretion system contractile sheath large subunit: MAEEAQIKSGESQGAMSELEDFSAILKQTINPTTENAERAIDNALATVVQAAVEDQTLLDDDVIDTIQGMIAGLDKKLSAQVNEVLHNEDFQTLEASWRGLSYTLNNSETGASLQVEVLNSSKKELASMMKRYPGAKWDRSPLYRQIYERKIGTLGGDPMGAVIGDYYFDHSSADVALLSSMSKISEAALAPFISSAGPRLLGLDSWNDLSNPPDIEDLFTASDYAGWNSLRESENARFLGLALPRVLAREPYGPDSTMTVEEFNFTEDTDGHGGAKYSWMNAAHAMGVNINRAFKEYGWTVRIRGVQSGGEVAQLPTHHFDTGSGEKDLKCPTEVSIDDRREGELSKVGLLGLVHRQNTDKAVFLGGQSLYKPKKYTDPQATASDNMSSRLPYMFAVSRFSHYLKAMIRDQIGSSADKDQIRSNLQTWIDQYVTLNPENADEREKARKPLAAAQVEVTEDELNPGYYTGKFFLKPHFQMEGMDIGMSLVSKIPPPK; the protein is encoded by the coding sequence GTGGCAGAAGAAGCTCAGATAAAATCGGGAGAATCCCAGGGCGCGATGAGCGAACTGGAAGATTTTTCCGCCATTCTCAAACAGACGATCAACCCGACAACCGAAAACGCCGAACGTGCGATCGACAACGCTCTGGCGACAGTTGTTCAGGCGGCGGTAGAAGATCAGACGCTCCTTGATGACGATGTGATCGACACCATTCAGGGCATGATCGCCGGGCTGGACAAGAAATTGAGCGCACAGGTCAATGAAGTTCTGCACAATGAGGATTTCCAGACGCTGGAAGCCTCCTGGCGCGGTCTTTCCTACACGCTCAACAATTCGGAAACAGGCGCATCACTTCAGGTGGAAGTGCTCAATTCATCGAAGAAAGAGCTCGCCTCGATGATGAAGCGGTATCCGGGCGCAAAATGGGATCGCTCGCCGCTGTATCGCCAAATCTATGAGCGCAAGATCGGAACACTTGGCGGGGACCCGATGGGGGCCGTGATCGGGGACTACTATTTCGATCATTCCTCTGCCGATGTCGCTTTGCTCAGCTCGATGTCCAAGATCTCCGAGGCGGCGCTGGCGCCGTTCATCTCTTCGGCAGGCCCCCGCCTGTTGGGTCTAGACAGCTGGAACGACCTGTCCAATCCTCCCGACATCGAGGATTTGTTCACGGCGTCGGATTATGCCGGTTGGAACTCCCTGCGCGAGAGTGAGAACGCGCGGTTCCTGGGCCTCGCACTGCCGCGTGTCCTCGCGCGCGAGCCATATGGCCCGGACAGCACCATGACCGTCGAGGAATTCAACTTTACGGAAGATACGGATGGTCACGGTGGGGCGAAGTATTCGTGGATGAATGCCGCGCATGCCATGGGCGTCAATATCAACCGCGCGTTCAAGGAATACGGCTGGACGGTTCGGATCCGCGGCGTTCAGTCAGGCGGTGAAGTTGCACAACTGCCGACACATCACTTTGATACCGGCTCCGGCGAAAAAGATCTCAAATGCCCGACTGAGGTCAGCATCGATGACCGACGCGAGGGCGAGCTGTCAAAAGTCGGCCTGTTGGGTCTCGTGCACCGTCAGAACACCGACAAGGCCGTCTTTTTGGGGGGGCAGTCGCTGTACAAGCCGAAGAAATACACAGATCCGCAGGCGACCGCGTCGGACAACATGTCGTCTCGTCTGCCCTACATGTTCGCTGTCTCCCGCTTTAGCCACTATCTCAAAGCGATGATCCGCGATCAGATCGGATCCAGCGCCGACAAGGATCAGATCCGGTCCAACCTGCAGACCTGGATCGATCAATACGTGACGCTCAATCCGGAGAATGCGGACGAGCGTGAAAAGGCGCGCAAACCTTTGGCCGCGGCGCAGGTCGAAGTTACCGAGGACGAACTCAATCCCGGATATTACACCGGCAAGTTCTTTCTCAAGCCTCACTTCCAGATGGAAGGAATGGATATCGGGATGAGCCTGGTCTCCAAGATTCCGCCACCAAAGTAA
- a CDS encoding TRAP transporter large permease, translating into MFLLMGHVAAKAGITQDIYRAARAWLGHLKGSVVFATTVAAVAFAACSGSTTSSTAVFGRVAIPEMLRLNVNRKLAAGCVATVGTLAGMIPPSINLIVYGIIARESIPKLLIAGIIPGLLTAFAYLVMIYIRVSRNPEMAPALPKASVQERINSLKGVWSFLTLGGVVIGGIYAGIITPTEAGAIGAVGAFLIALFRNRLSFRVLKEVFLDTAQTTSVIFIILVGALIFSSYLAVSGASGAVSAYIVGLDMPMMGIVCIYALLLLVLGCMVDPVSVMFLTVPIFVPPLVALGAHPIWLAIVIVKTLEIGLITPPVGLNAFVLKGVVPSFSLREIFGGIWWFLQVEVVTLILILLIPSIATFLPELAF; encoded by the coding sequence TTGTTCCTGTTGATGGGACATGTGGCGGCGAAGGCGGGGATTACCCAGGACATCTACCGCGCCGCCCGGGCTTGGCTTGGGCATCTCAAAGGCAGTGTAGTCTTTGCCACGACCGTGGCAGCCGTTGCCTTTGCGGCCTGTTCGGGATCCACCACTTCTTCGACGGCGGTTTTTGGCCGCGTGGCGATCCCCGAAATGCTGCGTCTCAATGTGAACAGAAAGCTGGCCGCCGGCTGTGTGGCTACCGTTGGTACGTTGGCCGGAATGATCCCACCAAGCATCAATTTGATCGTATATGGAATCATCGCCCGCGAGAGCATTCCCAAGCTCCTGATCGCGGGCATTATCCCAGGCTTGCTGACGGCCTTTGCCTATTTGGTGATGATCTACATTCGCGTCAGCCGAAACCCGGAAATGGCGCCCGCACTGCCCAAAGCATCCGTGCAGGAGCGGATCAATTCGCTCAAAGGGGTCTGGAGTTTTCTGACATTGGGCGGTGTTGTAATCGGCGGAATCTACGCCGGGATTATCACCCCTACTGAAGCGGGGGCGATCGGCGCCGTCGGGGCCTTCCTGATCGCGCTGTTTCGAAACCGGCTGTCGTTTCGCGTTTTGAAGGAGGTCTTCCTTGATACGGCGCAGACGACCTCTGTCATCTTTATCATCCTCGTTGGTGCGTTGATCTTCTCCTCCTACCTCGCCGTGAGCGGTGCTTCAGGGGCTGTTTCGGCTTACATCGTCGGGCTGGATATGCCGATGATGGGCATTGTGTGCATCTACGCGCTGCTTTTGCTTGTCTTGGGCTGCATGGTCGACCCGGTTTCAGTGATGTTCCTGACCGTGCCGATATTCGTGCCCCCACTGGTGGCTCTGGGCGCACATCCAATCTGGCTGGCTATCGTAATCGTCAAGACATTGGAGATCGGTTTGATCACGCCGCCGGTCGGGTTGAACGCCTTTGTGTTGAAAGGTGTCGTGCCTTCCTTCTCGCTGCGCGAGATTTTTGGTGGGATCTGGTGGTTCCTTCAGGTGGAGGTCGTGACCCTCATTCTAATCCTCCTCATCCCGTCGATTGCGACCTTTTTGCCCGAACTCGCGTTTTGA
- a CDS encoding DUF6931 family protein, whose translation MPEIAGFTKHRPTDGEDALSFLERLRASTTPEDAVTYSAFAAQPSTSIAWGVESVRITLPDMSADDLQMLAWITQWIDNPVSETRWRVMRAAMYAPRRTAVVYLGLAVGWSGGALAPNDPITAPAWRTPKAVNAAILRAIGQVGIEQRSVSLARILDLAAGLFRVY comes from the coding sequence ATGCCTGAAATTGCAGGCTTTACCAAACACCGACCCACCGACGGGGAGGACGCGCTGAGCTTTCTTGAGCGTTTGCGTGCGTCGACCACACCCGAAGATGCCGTGACTTACTCCGCATTCGCGGCACAACCATCGACCTCGATCGCGTGGGGGGTGGAATCCGTCCGTATTACACTGCCGGACATGTCGGCGGACGATTTGCAGATGTTGGCATGGATTACCCAATGGATAGACAACCCGGTATCGGAAACGCGGTGGCGGGTCATGCGCGCCGCGATGTATGCGCCCCGGCGCACCGCGGTCGTGTATCTGGGGCTTGCCGTGGGATGGTCTGGCGGCGCGCTGGCGCCTAATGATCCGATTACTGCGCCAGCATGGCGCACCCCGAAGGCGGTGAATGCGGCTATCCTGCGCGCCATCGGCCAGGTCGGGATCGAGCAGCGATCGGTATCGCTTGCCCGAATCCTCGATCTGGCAGCGGGCCTGTTTCGGGTGTATTGA
- a CDS encoding type VI secretion system ImpA family N-terminal domain-containing protein, whose product MSLGWISEPVDPETPAGADLFETDDPIYSEYYFDALGRLPEADDYARIGLSMGDGAKQPDTIFDPKSVALNAELSAIDALLARSRDVRLLTLRTQWFALAAEPEGMVNSIAAIADLLEAMPELAHPATSDGPRDRLDALNDLAAVGPMILPIRYLDIAGTGASRRRVMVARGKLTAHDGEDDLSIDAMFAALSKSRERVTEVTGQLTGMLDALTRIENACLANERPHTPQFGALRAEIEGILEIIAEADPDLAPQNEADEAGESVAEAAAPKAAAVVTSEVQSHEDARARLVATESYFAHHEPSSAAVLLVTQARMLIGKSLIDAFEVLMPNSAPFSKVAFITDNGFQLAHPQLRTLANEMLTAPPPEPEPQPEPAPPPPAPPEAVTPVEETLGSTDDEGESESGDDDHAPDTDEERNNAPEAVAVEADSHVAPAPVQQPTPIRVRDSAEASAQILAVETYFRAVEKSSPLPMLLARARSYIGKDFESLLKELVPTGDF is encoded by the coding sequence ATGAGCCTTGGATGGATATCCGAACCGGTCGATCCGGAAACGCCCGCGGGCGCGGATCTGTTTGAAACAGACGATCCGATTTACTCGGAATATTATTTCGACGCTTTGGGACGTTTGCCCGAAGCGGATGACTATGCGCGGATCGGCCTGTCGATGGGCGACGGGGCGAAACAGCCCGACACGATTTTCGATCCCAAGAGTGTGGCGCTCAATGCCGAGCTGTCAGCGATCGACGCGCTTTTGGCGCGCAGTCGTGATGTGCGGTTGCTGACCCTGCGGACCCAATGGTTTGCTTTGGCCGCAGAGCCGGAGGGGATGGTCAATAGCATTGCCGCGATTGCCGATCTGCTTGAGGCGATGCCCGAATTGGCCCACCCCGCCACAAGCGACGGCCCGCGCGATCGGCTTGATGCGCTCAATGACCTGGCAGCGGTCGGCCCGATGATCCTGCCCATTCGGTATCTCGATATCGCAGGGACAGGCGCCTCCCGTCGGCGGGTTATGGTTGCCCGGGGCAAGCTGACGGCCCACGACGGCGAAGATGATCTGAGCATCGACGCGATGTTTGCGGCGTTGTCCAAGTCACGCGAGCGTGTAACGGAAGTGACGGGTCAGCTGACCGGAATGCTCGATGCGCTTACCCGGATTGAAAATGCTTGCCTGGCCAACGAACGTCCGCATACGCCGCAGTTCGGCGCTTTGCGCGCCGAGATCGAGGGTATCCTTGAAATCATTGCCGAGGCCGATCCGGATCTCGCGCCGCAGAACGAAGCTGATGAAGCCGGTGAAAGCGTTGCGGAGGCAGCCGCGCCCAAGGCTGCCGCAGTTGTTACATCCGAGGTGCAGTCGCACGAAGATGCCCGCGCCCGCCTCGTCGCAACCGAAAGCTACTTCGCGCATCATGAGCCTTCTTCAGCCGCCGTCTTGTTGGTCACCCAAGCGCGTATGTTGATTGGTAAATCCCTGATCGACGCATTCGAAGTCCTGATGCCGAACTCTGCGCCGTTCTCAAAGGTCGCGTTCATTACCGATAACGGGTTTCAGTTGGCGCATCCGCAGCTCAGGACCCTTGCGAACGAGATGTTGACGGCACCACCGCCGGAGCCAGAGCCGCAACCAGAGCCCGCACCACCGCCCCCGGCCCCGCCAGAGGCGGTGACACCCGTGGAGGAGACTTTGGGTAGCACTGATGATGAAGGTGAGTCAGAGTCTGGAGACGATGATCACGCACCCGATACTGACGAAGAACGCAATAATGCGCCGGAAGCTGTTGCTGTAGAAGCGGATAGCCATGTTGCCCCTGCCCCCGTGCAACAGCCTACGCCCATCCGTGTGCGCGACAGCGCCGAAGCAAGCGCACAGATCCTCGCTGTCGAGACTTATTTTCGCGCAGTAGAGAAATCATCGCCCCTGCCAATGCTTCTCGCCCGTGCGCGATCCTACATCGGCAAGGATTTCGAAAGCCTGCTGAAGGAACTGGTGCCAACCGGAGACTTCTGA
- a CDS encoding TRAP transporter substrate-binding protein, which produces MKFINTLCAGAMAATALFSAPTAASAEEIDLKYHAFTGQGPSNLATRWFMDEVEKRTDGKVSFTRIFGGPLGKLSGQPENIKVGAFDMGDFSPVYNPGIFALANVTSLPFMTDNPMAHAQAGHELFKTEAVEAEFTAMNQKYLFPGQWGSIQLLSHDPIRTIDDLKAAKVRAHGGAAEILKQLDITVYGIPWGELPAAAERKVVTAAIIGAPADAYAFGFGEIFSYWDNVDWFYFPLPVSINLDTWNALPADVQSVMEQVGNETVAQARKLLEAEEVEAREALSELTETVTLEPAEQAKMDAVRDATWQSWAEAREAEGLPGQAVLDEFLALLEKHGG; this is translated from the coding sequence ATGAAATTCATCAATACGCTTTGCGCCGGCGCGATGGCTGCGACTGCACTATTCAGCGCCCCGACAGCTGCCAGTGCCGAGGAAATTGACCTCAAGTACCACGCCTTTACCGGCCAAGGCCCGTCCAACCTCGCGACGCGCTGGTTCATGGACGAGGTCGAAAAACGCACCGACGGCAAGGTATCATTCACGCGTATCTTTGGTGGACCGCTTGGCAAGCTTTCGGGACAACCTGAAAACATCAAGGTCGGTGCCTTCGACATGGGTGATTTCTCACCGGTCTACAATCCGGGGATCTTTGCGCTGGCGAATGTGACATCGCTGCCGTTCATGACGGATAATCCAATGGCGCATGCACAGGCGGGTCACGAGCTCTTCAAGACCGAAGCGGTCGAAGCCGAGTTCACGGCAATGAACCAGAAGTATCTGTTTCCCGGGCAGTGGGGGTCCATCCAGCTTTTGTCGCATGATCCGATCCGCACGATTGACGATCTGAAAGCGGCGAAAGTCCGTGCACACGGTGGTGCTGCCGAAATTCTCAAACAGTTGGACATCACCGTATACGGCATCCCGTGGGGCGAACTGCCTGCGGCTGCGGAACGCAAAGTCGTCACCGCCGCCATCATCGGGGCGCCGGCTGATGCCTATGCGTTCGGTTTCGGAGAGATCTTCAGCTATTGGGACAATGTTGACTGGTTCTACTTTCCACTGCCCGTGTCGATCAATCTCGATACCTGGAACGCGCTGCCCGCTGACGTTCAGTCCGTGATGGAGCAGGTCGGCAACGAAACCGTTGCACAGGCGCGCAAGCTTCTTGAAGCGGAAGAAGTCGAGGCGCGCGAAGCGTTGAGTGAACTGACTGAAACAGTGACTCTGGAGCCAGCTGAGCAGGCGAAGATGGACGCCGTGCGAGATGCAACTTGGCAGAGCTGGGCAGAGGCGCGTGAAGCAGAAGGGCTCCCGGGTCAGGCTGTACTGGATGAGTTCCTGGCACTGCTCGAAAAGCACGGGGGATAA
- a CDS encoding OsmC family protein, giving the protein MAHVMPDLFKIDVKAHAITHARTEMVARGKVVATDEPPERGGTNLFATPLETMLSSFLGCTNVIANYVAGLLKIELRGMEMDICGHFDTRGVFGKADIASPFPVIELRVVLDTDASDEKIAELQRLTGEKCPVSVLLRRAGCEIQESWMRK; this is encoded by the coding sequence ATGGCACATGTCATGCCGGACTTGTTCAAGATAGATGTAAAGGCACATGCGATCACGCATGCCCGTACCGAGATGGTTGCGCGGGGCAAGGTGGTCGCGACGGACGAACCTCCCGAACGTGGGGGCACGAACCTTTTTGCCACGCCGCTTGAGACGATGCTGTCCTCGTTTCTGGGGTGCACCAATGTGATTGCCAACTATGTCGCGGGTCTTTTGAAGATCGAGTTGCGCGGTATGGAGATGGACATTTGTGGCCATTTCGATACCCGGGGGGTCTTTGGCAAGGCCGACATTGCTTCGCCGTTTCCTGTAATCGAATTGCGGGTGGTTCTCGATACGGATGCAAGCGACGAAAAAATCGCCGAATTGCAGCGCCTGACCGGCGAGAAATGCCCCGTTTCGGTGTTGCTGCGCCGCGCCGGTTGCGAAATCCAGGAGAGCTGGATGCGAAAGTAG
- the tssB gene encoding type VI secretion system contractile sheath small subunit gives MASDTGSGHIRRNRPPRVNIAYTDPLDSEKEVELPFVMGVMSDLSGNAPGREKAPIEERVFEKVTNSTLDAYMGKTVQPGLSILVDNKLEPDSGQKMGVNLRFNSMEDFEPAQIARQVPALNELLQARQQLADLLLYMTSKPKAQEQIKELLNDPERLKVLAAQAKAEADARRSAEEAEGGDA, from the coding sequence ATGGCATCCGATACCGGTTCTGGACATATCCGGCGCAACCGTCCACCGCGCGTCAATATCGCCTACACCGATCCTCTCGACAGTGAGAAGGAAGTCGAACTTCCGTTCGTGATGGGCGTGATGAGCGATTTGTCGGGGAATGCGCCGGGTCGCGAAAAGGCCCCCATCGAGGAGCGGGTGTTCGAAAAAGTCACCAACAGCACACTCGATGCGTATATGGGCAAGACCGTCCAGCCCGGACTTTCGATCCTCGTCGATAACAAGCTTGAGCCGGACAGTGGTCAGAAGATGGGCGTCAACCTGCGGTTCAATTCGATGGAAGATTTTGAACCCGCGCAGATCGCCCGCCAGGTGCCCGCGCTGAACGAGTTGTTGCAGGCGCGTCAGCAGTTGGCTGACCTTCTGCTCTACATGACCTCCAAACCCAAAGCGCAGGAGCAAATCAAGGAATTGCTCAACGATCCTGAGCGGCTGAAGGTATTGGCCGCACAAGCCAAGGCGGAAGCCGACGCGCGTCGCAGCGCCGAGGAAGCTGAGGGCGGCGACGCGTAA
- the tssE gene encoding type VI secretion system baseplate subunit TssE: MFRHGFEKRDTRAKTTMEPETGGGVVARLSDRSKARRLGVSEEELRAHVRRHLETLMNTIRLDAVDDLSDTPHVAESVLNYGFQDLSNLTRKEMMGRQVAESVKEALARHEPRLVKRSIAVSIKSLEGDDYQRVFVEISADLIADPADVSIEFSADIDTGAGKIILNNQRI, from the coding sequence GTGTTCCGCCACGGATTCGAGAAACGCGACACCCGTGCGAAAACCACGATGGAGCCTGAAACGGGCGGCGGTGTCGTCGCGCGGCTTTCGGATCGCTCGAAGGCGCGCAGGCTTGGCGTCAGCGAGGAAGAGCTGCGGGCCCATGTGCGACGCCATCTCGAGACCCTGATGAATACGATACGACTGGACGCGGTGGATGATCTTTCGGACACACCGCATGTCGCTGAGTCGGTCCTGAACTACGGGTTTCAGGATCTCAGCAATCTGACCCGCAAGGAAATGATGGGCCGCCAGGTCGCCGAATCCGTCAAGGAAGCGCTCGCCCGGCACGAACCGCGATTGGTAAAGCGCAGCATCGCAGTCAGTATCAAATCGCTGGAGGGGGATGACTATCAGCGCGTGTTTGTCGAAATCAGCGCCGATCTGATCGCTGACCCTGCCGATGTCTCGATCGAATTCTCCGCCGATATCGATACCGGCGCGGGAAAGATCATTCTCAACAACCAGCGGATCTGA
- a CDS encoding Hcp family type VI secretion system effector translates to MAVDIFLKLNKIKGESVDSKYAGEIDVLQWSWGMSQSGTTHLGPGGGSGKVNVQDISITKYVDMATHELLKACASGLHIADGELIVRKAGSVPLEYFRLKMTDIMVSSYQTGGSGDGMDRVMETVTLNFAKYEVTYASQKNDGSKGPEGQAGFDIAKNEAV, encoded by the coding sequence ATGGCTGTCGATATTTTTCTGAAACTCAACAAAATCAAAGGCGAGTCGGTCGACTCCAAATACGCGGGCGAAATCGACGTTCTCCAGTGGAGCTGGGGCATGTCCCAGTCCGGCACAACGCACCTTGGGCCAGGCGGCGGTTCGGGCAAGGTCAACGTGCAGGACATCTCGATCACCAAATATGTCGATATGGCAACGCACGAGCTGCTCAAGGCCTGTGCGTCCGGTCTGCACATTGCGGATGGTGAGTTGATCGTGCGCAAGGCGGGCTCCGTCCCACTTGAGTACTTCCGCCTCAAGATGACCGACATCATGGTTTCGTCCTACCAGACCGGCGGGTCGGGCGATGGCATGGACCGTGTGATGGAAACCGTCACACTGAACTTTGCGAAGTACGAAGTTACCTACGCTTCGCAGAAAAACGACGGCTCCAAAGGCCCCGAAGGTCAGGCGGGCTTTGACATCGCGAAAAACGAAGCCGTTTGA